One Ricinus communis isolate WT05 ecotype wild-type chromosome 1, ASM1957865v1, whole genome shotgun sequence DNA window includes the following coding sequences:
- the LOC8276368 gene encoding phosphomethylpyrimidine synthase, chloroplastic isoform X1, producing the protein MASVQATSLTSAVCSKNGSSFLPGFDVVFSKKDLLLPPRSLSSSSSVPRATLTFDPPTDNSYKIKQKKQTPHTLDPSSPDFLPLPSFEQCFPKSTKEFSEVVHEESGHVLKVPFRRVHLSGDEPSFDNYDTSGPQNISPRIGLPKLRKDWVDRREKLGAPRYTQMYYAKQGIITEEMLYCAAREKLDPEFVRSEVARGRAIIPSNKNHLELEPMIVGRNFLVKVNANIGNSAVASSIEEEVYKVQWATMWGADTVMDLSTGRHIHETREWILRNSAVPVGTVPIYQALEKVNGIAENLSWEVFRETLIEQAEQGVDYFTIHAGVLLRYIPLTAKRMTGIVSRGGSIHAKWCLAYHKENFAYDHWDDILDICNQYDVALSIGDGLRPGSIYDANDSAQFAELLTQGELTRRAWEKDVQVMNEGPGHIPLHKIPENMQKQLEWCNEAPFYTLGPLTTDVAPGYDHITSAIGAANIGALGTALLCYVTPKEHLGLPNRDDVKAGVIAYKIAAHAADLAKGHPHAQAWDDALSKARFEFRWMDQFALSLDPMTAMSFHDETLPAEGAKVAHFCSMCGPKFCSMKITEDVRKYAEEHGYGSAEEAVQSGMDAMSAEFLAAKKTISGEQHGEVGGEIYLPESYVKSSERSI; encoded by the exons ATGGCGTCGGTTCAAGCAACGAGTTTGACCTCAGCTGTCTGCAGCAAAAATGGAAGCTCCTTCTTGCCAGGGTTCGATGTAGTATTCAGCAAGAAGGATTTGCTATTACCTCCTCGTTCTTTATCATCGTCGTCATCAGTCCCTAGAGCCACTTTAACATTTGATCCTCCAACTGATAATAGTTATAAAATCAAGCAGAAGAAACAAACACCTCATACTCTTGATCCTTCCTCTCCTGATTTCCTTCCTCTTCCCTCTTTCGAGCAGTGCTTCCCTAAAAGCACTAAAGAATtcag TGAGGTTGTTCACGAAGAATCAGGTCATGTTCTCAAAGTTCCTTTTAGAAGGGTCCATTTGTCTGGAGATGAGCCTAGCTTTGATAATTATGATACCAGTGGTCCTCAAAACATCAGTCCCcgtattg GACTTCCAAAACTGCGCAAAGACTGGGTTGACAGGCGGGAGAAGCTAGGTGCACCAAGATATACTCAGATGTATTATGCAAAGCAGGGAATAATAACTGAGGAAATGTTGTACTGTGCTGCTCGTGAGAAGCTTGACCCAGAGTTCGTGAGGTCTGAGGTTGCTCGTGGGCGGGCAATCATCCCTTCAAACAAGAATCACCTAGAGTTAGAGCCTATGATAGTTGGAAGAAATTTTCTGGTCAAAGTCAATGCAAATATTGGGAATTCTGCTGTTGCAAGCTCTATTGAGGAAGAAGTTTACAAGGTTCAATGGGCAACCATGTGGGGCGCTGACACTGTTATGGACCTTTCGACAGGTCGCCACATTCATGAGACCCGTGAATGGATCTTACGAAACTCTGCTGTACCAGTAGGGACTGTGCCCATTTATCAAGCACTAGAAAAAGTCAATGGAATTGCTGAAAATCTTAGCTGGGAGGTCTTTAGGGAGACATTGATTGAACAAGCTGAGCAGGGTGTAGATTATTTTACAATCCATGCTGGGGTTCTTCTGAGATACATCCCTTTGACTGCAAAGCGCATGACAGGAATTGTTTCTCGTGGCGGGTCAATTCATGCAAAGTGGTGCTTGGCTTACCACAAGGAGAATTTTGCTTATGACCACTGGGATGACATACTTGACATCTGTAATCAATATGATGTTGCCCTGTCAATTGGTGATGGGCTGAGACCTGGTTCCATATATGATGCCAATGACTCTGCTCAATTTGCAGAGCTCTTGACTCAAGGGGAACTGACCCGTAGAGCATGGGAAAAGGATGTACAG GTGATGAATGAGGGACCTGGTCATATTCCACTGCACAAAATCCCTGAGAACATGCAAAAACAGCTAGAATGGTGCAATGAAGCACCTTTCTACACTCTTGGACCTTTGACAACTGATGTTGCTCCTGGTTATGATCATATTACTTCTGCCATTGGTGCAGCCAATATTGGGGCTCTCGGCACTGCACTTCTCTGCTATGTGACACCAAAGGAGCATCTTGGGTTGCCAAACAGGGATGATGTGAAGGCTGGAGTTATAGCATATAAGATAGCGGCACATGCTGCTGATTTGGCCAAAGGTCATCCTCATGCTCAAGCCTGGGATGATGCATTAAGCAAGGCCAGATTTGAGTTCAGATGGATGGATCAGTTTGCTTTATCCTTGGACCCCATGACTGCAATGTCCTTCCACGATGAAACCCTGCCTGCAGAGGGTGCAAAAGTAGCACATTTTTGCTCGATGTGTGGTCCAAAATTCTGCTCTATGAAGATAACAGAGGATGTGCGGAAGTATGCAGAGGAGCATGGTTATGGTAGTGCAGAGGAAGCTGTCCAGAGTGGAATGGATGCCATGAGTGCTGAGTTCCTGGCTGCTAAGAAAACAATTAGTGGAGAACAACATGGTGAAGTCGGTGGAGAAATCTATCTGCCAGAAAGTTATGTTAAATCCTCTGAGAG GAGCATATGA
- the LOC8276368 gene encoding phosphomethylpyrimidine synthase, chloroplastic isoform X2: MASVQATSLTSAVCSKNGSSFLPGFDVVFSKKDLLLPPRSLSSSSSVPRATLTFDPPTDNSYKIKQKKQTPHTLDPSSPDFLPLPSFEQCFPKSTKEFSEVVHEESGHVLKVPFRRVHLSGDEPSFDNYDTSGPQNISPRIGLPKLRKDWVDRREKLGAPRYTQMYYAKQGIITEEMLYCAAREKLDPEFVRSEVARGRAIIPSNKNHLELEPMIVGRNFLVKVNANIGNSAVASSIEEEVYKVQWATMWGADTVMDLSTGRHIHETREWILRNSAVPVGTVPIYQALEKVNGIAENLSWEVFRETLIEQAEQGVDYFTIHAGVLLRYIPLTAKRMTGIVSRGGSIHAKWCLAYHKENFAYDHWDDILDICNQYDVALSIGDGLRPGSIYDANDSAQFAELLTQGELTRRAWEKDVQVMNEGPGHIPLHKIPENMQKQLEWCNEAPFYTLGPLTTDVAPGYDHITSAIGAANIGALGTALLCYVTPKEHLGLPNRDDVKAGVIAYKIAAHAADLAKGHPHAQAWDDALSKARFEFRWMDQFALSLDPMTAMSFHDETLPAEGAKVAHFCSMCGPKFCSMKITEDVRKYAEEHGYGSAEEAVQSGMDAMSAEFLAAKKTISGEQHGEVGGEIYLPESYVKSSER, from the exons ATGGCGTCGGTTCAAGCAACGAGTTTGACCTCAGCTGTCTGCAGCAAAAATGGAAGCTCCTTCTTGCCAGGGTTCGATGTAGTATTCAGCAAGAAGGATTTGCTATTACCTCCTCGTTCTTTATCATCGTCGTCATCAGTCCCTAGAGCCACTTTAACATTTGATCCTCCAACTGATAATAGTTATAAAATCAAGCAGAAGAAACAAACACCTCATACTCTTGATCCTTCCTCTCCTGATTTCCTTCCTCTTCCCTCTTTCGAGCAGTGCTTCCCTAAAAGCACTAAAGAATtcag TGAGGTTGTTCACGAAGAATCAGGTCATGTTCTCAAAGTTCCTTTTAGAAGGGTCCATTTGTCTGGAGATGAGCCTAGCTTTGATAATTATGATACCAGTGGTCCTCAAAACATCAGTCCCcgtattg GACTTCCAAAACTGCGCAAAGACTGGGTTGACAGGCGGGAGAAGCTAGGTGCACCAAGATATACTCAGATGTATTATGCAAAGCAGGGAATAATAACTGAGGAAATGTTGTACTGTGCTGCTCGTGAGAAGCTTGACCCAGAGTTCGTGAGGTCTGAGGTTGCTCGTGGGCGGGCAATCATCCCTTCAAACAAGAATCACCTAGAGTTAGAGCCTATGATAGTTGGAAGAAATTTTCTGGTCAAAGTCAATGCAAATATTGGGAATTCTGCTGTTGCAAGCTCTATTGAGGAAGAAGTTTACAAGGTTCAATGGGCAACCATGTGGGGCGCTGACACTGTTATGGACCTTTCGACAGGTCGCCACATTCATGAGACCCGTGAATGGATCTTACGAAACTCTGCTGTACCAGTAGGGACTGTGCCCATTTATCAAGCACTAGAAAAAGTCAATGGAATTGCTGAAAATCTTAGCTGGGAGGTCTTTAGGGAGACATTGATTGAACAAGCTGAGCAGGGTGTAGATTATTTTACAATCCATGCTGGGGTTCTTCTGAGATACATCCCTTTGACTGCAAAGCGCATGACAGGAATTGTTTCTCGTGGCGGGTCAATTCATGCAAAGTGGTGCTTGGCTTACCACAAGGAGAATTTTGCTTATGACCACTGGGATGACATACTTGACATCTGTAATCAATATGATGTTGCCCTGTCAATTGGTGATGGGCTGAGACCTGGTTCCATATATGATGCCAATGACTCTGCTCAATTTGCAGAGCTCTTGACTCAAGGGGAACTGACCCGTAGAGCATGGGAAAAGGATGTACAG GTGATGAATGAGGGACCTGGTCATATTCCACTGCACAAAATCCCTGAGAACATGCAAAAACAGCTAGAATGGTGCAATGAAGCACCTTTCTACACTCTTGGACCTTTGACAACTGATGTTGCTCCTGGTTATGATCATATTACTTCTGCCATTGGTGCAGCCAATATTGGGGCTCTCGGCACTGCACTTCTCTGCTATGTGACACCAAAGGAGCATCTTGGGTTGCCAAACAGGGATGATGTGAAGGCTGGAGTTATAGCATATAAGATAGCGGCACATGCTGCTGATTTGGCCAAAGGTCATCCTCATGCTCAAGCCTGGGATGATGCATTAAGCAAGGCCAGATTTGAGTTCAGATGGATGGATCAGTTTGCTTTATCCTTGGACCCCATGACTGCAATGTCCTTCCACGATGAAACCCTGCCTGCAGAGGGTGCAAAAGTAGCACATTTTTGCTCGATGTGTGGTCCAAAATTCTGCTCTATGAAGATAACAGAGGATGTGCGGAAGTATGCAGAGGAGCATGGTTATGGTAGTGCAGAGGAAGCTGTCCAGAGTGGAATGGATGCCATGAGTGCTGAGTTCCTGGCTGCTAAGAAAACAATTAGTGGAGAACAACATGGTGAAGTCGGTGGAGAAATCTATCTGCCAGAAAGTTATGTTAAATCCTCTGAGAGGTAA
- the LOC8276369 gene encoding ATP-dependent zinc metalloprotease FTSH 9, chloroplastic: MSSMIETLRPITHTKFHGSCLLRSQSRVFLHCNRFITSPTSFPPIVSSSQTLGGVWGGGFLRNHQKIREYRILANCQDSDSSTTTTATTAAAANSSDNRTETEGQKSSNSNNNSSSNSGPKQRKGKSQWWWSKKQTWRWQPLIQVQEIGVVLLQLGIVMFVMRLLRPGITLPGSEPRQQTTFISVPYSEFLSKISCNQVQKVEVDGVHIMFKLKNEGIISSEVSEGINSNSKFQESESLLRSVSPTTKRIVYTTTRPTDIKTPYEKMLENQVEFGSPDKRSGGFLNSALIALFYVAVLAGLLHRFPVTFSQHTAGQIRNRNSGGSGGAKVSDQGETITFADVAGVDEAKEELEEIVEFLRNPDRYIRLGARPPRGVLLVGLPGTGKTLLAKAVAGEAEVPFISCSASEFVELYVGMGASRVRDLFARAKKEAPSIIFIDEIDAVAKSRDGKFRIVSNDEREQTLNQLLTEMDGFDSNSAVIVLGATNRSDVLDPALRRPGRFDRVVMVETPDRKGREAILKVHVSKKELPLGEEVDLSDIASMTTGFTGADLANLVNEAALLAGRNNKIVVEKVDFIHAVERAIAGIEKKTAKLQGSEKAVVARHEAGHAVVGTAIASLLPGQPRVEKLSILPRSGGALGFTYTPPTNEDRYLLFIDELRGRIVTLLGGRAAEEVVYSGRVSTGALDDIRRATDMAYKAVAEYGLNQTIGPLSLATLSGGGMDESGAAPWGRDQGHLVDLVQREVKVLLQSALEVALLVVRANPTVLEGLGAHLEEKEKVEGEELQEWLKLVVAPKELSLFIKGKQESLVPLQAAS, translated from the exons ATGTCATCAATGATTGAAACTCTAAGGCCAATTACACACACCAAATTTCATGGTTCATGCCTGCTTCGTTCTCAATCTAGGGTTTTCCTTCACTGTAACCGTTTTATTACGAGTCCGACGTCGTTTCCTCCGATAGTTTCTTCTTCGCAGACCCTAGGAGGCGTTTGGGGAGGTGGATTTTTGAGAAATCATCAGAAGATAAGGGAGTACAGGATTTTAGCTAATTGTCAAGATAGTGAttcatcaacaacaacaacagcaacaacagcagcagcagcaaatTCAAGTGATAACAGAACAGAAACAGAAGGGCAAAagagtagtaatagtaataataattcttcATCAAATTCAGGCCCTAAACAGAGAAAAGGGAAAAGTCAATGGTGGTGGTCAAAGAAACAGACTTGGAGATGGCAACCGTTGATTCAAGTACAAGAAATTGGTGTTGTACTTTTGCAATTAGGGATTGTTATGTTTGTTATGCGGTTACTCCGACCCGGAATTACTTTACCCGGCTCGGAACCCAGGCAACAGACTACTTTTATCAGTGTGCCGTATAGTGAATTCTTGAGTAAGATTAGTTGTAATCAAGTGCAGAAAGTTGAAGTTGATGGTGTGCATATTAtgtttaaattgaaaaacGAAGGGATTATTAGCAGTGAGGTTAGTGAAGGGATTAATAGTAACAGTAAGTTTCAAGAATCGGAATCTTTGTTGAGGAGTGTTTCGCCTACTACTAAGAGAATTGTTTATACGACTACTAGGCCTACTGATATTAAAACTCCTTATGAGAAAATGCTTGAGAATCAGGTTGAATTTGGTTCTCCCGATAAAAGGTCTGGTGGATTCTTGAACTCTGCTTTG ATAGCATTGTTCTATGTGGCTGTGCTTGCAGGGCTTCTTCACCGGTTCCCTGTTACCTTTTCTCAG CATACAGCTGGTCAAATTAGGAATCGCAACTCTGGGGGCTCTGGCGGTGCAAAAGTGTCTGACCAAGGAGAAACAATCACTTTTGCTGATGTCGCTGGTGTCGATGAGGCCAAAGAAGAGCTGGAAGAGATTGTG GAATTCCTCAGGAATCCGGACAGGTATATAAGACTTGGTGCCCGCCCTCCTCGAGGTGTTCTTTTG GTTGGTCTTCCTGGGACTGGTAAGACTCTTTTGGCAAAGGCTGTTGCTGGAGAAGCTGAAGTGCCATTCATAAGTTGTTCTGCTAGTGAATTTGTCGAATTATATGTGGGAATGGGTGCATCCCGTGTGAGAGATCTCTTTGCTCGGGCAAAGAAGGAGGCACCATCAATCATCTTCATCGACGAG ATAGATGCTGTGGCAAAAAGCCGTGATGGGAAATTTCGTATTGTCAGCAATGATGAACGGGAGCAAACTTTGAATCAATTGCTTACT GAAATGGACGGGTTTGATAGCAATTCCGCTGTTATTGTTCTTGGCGCAACAAACAGATCAGATGTCTTAGATCCTGCACTTCGACGACCAGGAAGATTCGATCGCGTGGTTATG GTGGAAACACCTGATAGGAAGGGAAGAGAAGCTATTCTAAAAGTGCACGTTTCTAAGAAAGAGCTTCCTCTTGGAGAGGAAGTTGACCTGAGTGATATCGCGTCTATGACCACTGGTTTTACTGG GGCTGATCTTGCAAATCTGGTTAATGAAGCTGCTTTATTGGCCGggagaaataataaaatagtagtTGAGAAAGTTGATTTTATTCATGCAGTGGAGCGCGCAATAGCT GGTATAGAGAAAAAGACTGCCAAGTTACAAGGAAGTGAGAAGGCGGTGGTTGCACGTCATGAAGCTGGTCATGCAGTGGTAGGTACTGCCATTGCCAGTCTCCTTCCTGGACAGCCCCGTGTTGAG AAATTAAGCATATTACCCAGGTCGGGAGGGGCATTGGGCTTTACTTATACACCTCCAACAAACGAGGATAGATATTTGCTCTTCATTGATGAGTTACGTGGTCGCATAGTTACTCTTCTTGGAGGACGTGCAGCAGAAGAAGTTGTTTATTCAGGTCGTGTTTCAACAGGTGCACTGGATGATATACGGCGAGCTACTGACATGGCATATAAGGCAGTAGCAGAATATGGTCTTAATCAAACAATAGGACCTCTGTCTCTTGCTACACTCTCTGGAGGTGGAATGGATGAATCTGGAGCTGCTCCATGGGGAAGGGATCAG GGCCATCTTGTTGATCTTGTTCAAAGAGAAGTGAAAGTATTGCTGCAATCTGCCCTAGAAGTAGCACTTTTGGTGGTTCGTGCTAATCCAACTGTCTTGGAGGGGCTTGGTGCCCATTTAGAAG agaaagagaaagtagAAGGTGAGGAGTTGCAAGAGTGGTTGAAGTTGGTGGTTGCTCCGAAAGAACTTTCACTCTTTATCAAAGGCAAGCAAGAGTCCCTTGTCCCACTGCAGGCTGCCTCATGA
- the LOC8276370 gene encoding uncharacterized protein At4g26450: protein MHARHRSPGNGYRSNSMGMGFGASRISPDNSARGRGFYNSEYRSFNNRGFGRAMGQPKSFQPPPQPPPRKGDILMEAGRLAAEYLVSKGLLPQSALSASGKWQNGNSKKQVGDDYLQEELNQDGRTSAHSRLGSGASDSGIGKRRYSDDFNLRNHVKGRRRGEYYNRSYNSEWGGREYGRSGSWLDRNRVSPDMEGEGDTISGHYDEQQAGEDVSEGLQKSGLSGSVPDNEEAADMESFAEYTNSDEMGSKASSLHTGKDEAVGEPGQVSDDLTNLNSGSEEMKDNNFKHETEKQIAPEDLATQQCSVEGDILDKHESDLLTFCNFAKVPTKIRSALTYKVPKVDQVPNAEERNVSDGAQKGSEITVQDGTLDFATADQLPNTNDLKSADPEISISVQSAEDVGESGHAYGAGQVKCLRSQSFPDRAFMHDGEQQSSQGVLGFGRSISVKERGEKRVAEDGDMNEATKKPREWFASFNTANKHLHLSSPSQNQDSSQEKASPIQKVTVAVTQHSLVNSHQFPKTVGEPCNEYAQEKQLFPNSFKICDLNLMEASDLNDSHSNDPVLIHPSITVSKKEAAQVDIDLSISNCNLTDGYPRYANNGKNIEVIDLENDSTPEVKAFDLSQRKETAFTGPEGFPSRAQSVGDIADVHDNYDGLISEFLTTFSNTSVTEDISPLQSEMGLHNGEGTLGDDDSIYMSLGEIPLSFIPAWEQPTPQKYGKPF, encoded by the exons ATGCATGCTAGGCATCGAAGTCCTGGAAATGGGTACAGGTCTAATTCAATGGGGATGGGTTTTGGTGCCTCAAGGATATCCCCAGATAATTCTGCTAGAGGACGCGGCTTTTACAATTCTGAATACAGAAGTTTCAATAATCGTGGATTTGGTCGTGCCATGGGCCAGCCAAAATCATTTCAACCGCCACCTCAGCCACCACCACGTAAAGGTGACATTTTGATGGAGGCTGGTAGACTTGCGGCTGAGTATTTAGTTTCCAAGGGATTGTTACCTCAGAGTGCACTTTCTGCCTCTGGTAAATGGCAGAATGGTAATTCAAAGAAGCAAGTTGGTGATGACTATCTACAAGAGGAACTTAATCAGGATGGTCGAACATCTGCACATTCCCGCCTAGGAAGTGGTGCTTCTGATTCAGGAATAGGGAAGAGAAGGTATTCTGATGACTTTAATTTGAGGAATCATGTGAAAGGAAGGAGGAGAGGAGAGTACTATAATCGGAGTTATAACTCAGAGTGGGGTGGCAGAGAATATGGGAGGAGTGGGTCGTGGTTAGATAGAAATAGAGTGTCTCCTGATATGGAGGGAGAGGGTGATACTATCTCTGGACATTATGATGAGCAGCAAGCTGGTGAAGATGTTAGCGAGGGGTTGCAGAAGTCTGGTCTGAGTGGGTCAGTGCCAGACAATGAAGAAGCAGCTGATATGGAATCGTTTGCAGAGTATACCAATTCCGATGAAATGGGTTCTAAGGCAAGCTCATTGCATACTGGGAAAGATGAGGCTGTTGGGGAACCTGGCCAGGTATCTGATGATTTAACAAACTTGAATTCAGGGAGTGAGGAGATGAAGGACAATAACTTTAAACATGAAACTGAGAAACAGATTGCTCCTGAGGACTTAGCTACCCAGCAATGCTCAGTGGAAGGTGATATTTTGGACAAGCATGAATCTGATTTACTAACATTCTGCAACTTTGCCAAGGTCCCAACCAAAATACGATCTGCACTGACATACAAGGTGCCCAAGGTTGACCAAGTTCCTAATGCTGAGGAGAGAAATGTGTCTGATGGCGCTCAGAAAGGATCTGAAATCACTGTTCAAGATGGCACTCTTGATTTCGCCACAGCTGATCAACTACCTAATACAAATGATTTGAAAAGCGCTGATCCTGAAATATCTATATCTGTTCAGTCTGCAGAGGATGTGGGAGAATCAGGCCACGCATATGGTGCTGGGCAGGTTAAATGCCTGAGGTCTCAATCCTTTCCAGATAGAGCTTTCATGCATGACGGTGAACAACAATCAAGCCAAGGGGTGCTAGGTTTTGGAAGGTCGATCTCAGTCAAAGAGAGAGGTGAGAAACGAGTTGCAGAAGACGGTGATATGAATGAAGCAACCAAGAAACCAAGAGAATGGTTTGCATCCTTTAATACAGCCAACAAGCATCTTCATCTTTCCAGTCCAAGTCAAAACCAAGATAGTTCACAAGAGAAAGCTTCTCCAATCCAGAAGGTGACTGTGGCTGTCACTCAACACAGCTTGGTTAACAGTCATCAGTTTCCAAAGACTGTTGGTGAACCATGCAATGAGTATGCTCAAGAGAAGCAACTTTTTCCAAATTCATTTAAGATCTGTGACCTTAATCTAATGGAAGCTTCTGATTTGAATGATAGTCACTCTAATGATCCAGTTCTAATACATCCATCTATTACAGTAAGCAAAAAGGAAGCAGCACAGGTTGATATTGATTTGTCAATAAGTAATTGTAACCTGACTGATGGATATCCTAGATATGCTAATAATGGGAAAAATATTGAAGTCATTGATTTGGAGAATGATTCAACCCCTGAAGTAAAGGCTTTTGACCTTTCACAGAGAAA GGAAACAGCTTTTACTGGCCCTGAAGGCTTTCCCAGTCGTGCACAAAGTGTTGGAGATATTGCTGATGTTCATGATAACTATGATGGTCTCATTTCGGAGTTCCTTACAACATTTTCAAACACTTCAGTAACAGAGGATATTAGCCCTCTGCAAAGTGAGATGGGTCTTCATAATGGAGAG GGGACTCTTGGTGATGATGACTCCATCTACATGTCTCTGGGAGAAATACCATTAA